The genomic interval GTCGCTGTACGTGCGTTCTTTGTTGCCGGAAGCACTCAAAGACATATCGAAACGCGTGGATGATGTGCTCGATGGGGCGGCCTTGATGGCGGGGGTTGGCGTCGAAAAGCAATGGGATGTGCACCCAGCTAGCTTGCCCGTGCGCAACAATCATGTGTTGGCGCGGCGTTGGGCAAAAACGCAGAATCTGCGTGGTCGAACGGCGCTTTCGGAGGGTATTTTGCCCGACACTCTGGCAGCATCGACTGATTTTGGCAATGTCTCGCACCTGGTTCCGGGCATTCATCCGATGGTGAAAATTTCTCCGGAAAACGTTGCGCTCCACACCAAGGAATTCGCCGCTTATGCGCGCACGGAAGAGGCCATCGACGCAGCCGTCGACGCCGCAATCGGGCTGGCGCAAGTCGCCGTTGACGCGCTTGCAGATCCGCAAATGCTTATCGACGCGACCCTCGAGTTCACCAACTCCGGCGACGTACTTAAAGTAGGGGACTATTTGGCTTAGGCAACGACTCCGAAACCTTCAAGAACGTGTGGCACTAACAATTGCGGACTATCCTTGGGAACTGTTTTAGATTTTATTCAGGGTAGGGAGATTGTTGTGGATGAACGAAGCCGGTTTGCGCGCAGCGTTTTCCCGGACGGTGAAGAACCAGATCCACGTTTCACTTTGGCCAATGAGCGCACGTTTCTAGCATGGACGCGTACGTCTTTGGCGTTTCTTGCCGGTGGTATTGCTTTTGAGGCGTTCCAGATCAGTGGACTATCGGATACTGTCCGTACAACAATCGCGGTTTTTATCATTGCGGTTGGCATGATCATTGCCGCTGGTGCTGCGGTGAGGTGGATGAATGTGGAGCGTGCAATGCGTAAACAGAAGCCACTTCCCGTACCTGCGATTATTCCGTTTCTGTCTATTGCGGCTTTGGTGGCCTCTGCGGCTGTCTTGGTTCTGATTATTGTTCAGTAGCTATGCGCATTCATGAGGATCCAGGTTTGCAGCCTGAACGGACTGTGTTGGCATGGAATCGTACGACGGTGTCCTTGGCTGTGTGTTCGGCAATTTTGCTGAGGTGGACTAATTTCTATGGGATTTTTGCACTGCTGCCGGTGGTGATTCTCAGCGGAATGGCGATTTTCATCTTGTTTACGCAGCGGGTTCGTTATGAACGTCAGGCTATCGGGCTTGCGGATAATAAATTGCCACCTAATATAGTTGGGGTTGTTTCTTTAACGGTGACACTTTTGGCGTTCGGGGCCGCTGGAATTGTATTCGTCTTCATTGATTAAAACGTTTGTGTTGCAAAGTAGTAACAGGTCTATAACTTTTGTAATGAGGGGTTTCTTCTTTGCGATATTGATGCGATTATGGCAACTAACGCCCAAGGGATTGGGTTGGTAAGGCTTCTGGTTGGTGTCGCGATTCTTGCTAGCGTATTGGATGAGCAATGAGCCCATTGTCCTCCAGTCAGAAGAAACCCCTCACCGGGTTACACCTAAACCCGGTGAGGGGTTTTTGCTGCGTCAGTTTGGGTCTAGTTTTAAGCCCTCAGCAGTCTATGAGCAGTTTAGGACAGTTCCGCTGGAGCTTCCTGTAGCGGCATAGTCGTCCAGGTGCCATTGTCATAGGTGGCAACGGAAGTCGGGACAATCGACATTGAATTGTTCGGGTTGCGCCGGTAGATAAGCACGATGCTCTCTGAAGAAGTTGCTGACATAACCTCGCCCTGGTGTCCCTCGGCGATACCCAGGCTGGGAAGCTCGGCCCCGCTGACCTGGTCGAAGAAACATATGTGAGTGTCTTCCGACAGATAAGCAACCGTCCCCTTGCTCTTCCATCCGGATGCGGAGATATCTAGCTCTTTGGTAGAAATGACCTCCAGTTTGGAGTTGAGCCGGTATTCCTCTACCCACCTGCCCACGATGTATTCATCACCGATCTGAACCACAGAACTGATGGTATAGCCGTTGGGCGGGAGTTCACCGATGTCGACGCCACCGGTCGCATTAACTCGACCGAGGGCGGTGCGTCTACTAGTTTCCACCTGCAGCTCAAACAGACCTTGGCCACGGACAGCGACGATCTCCCAGGGGGAGGGGACCTGAGGCAGATCGGTTGCCCGGGTGGGAGGAGTCCAATCAGGAGCTTTAGTGGCTACTGCTTGACCAGGTGTGAGAATCCAACCACTCTTCCCACTTGCCGCTACGGCTCCTAATTGTTGGTCGCTGTGCAGCTCAAGGACGTACGATCGATCTCGCAGTGGTGCTGGGACTAAAGTCTGCCCCAAGTATCGGC from Corynebacterium glutamicum ATCC 13032 carries:
- a CDS encoding YidH family protein — its product is MDERSRFARSVFPDGEEPDPRFTLANERTFLAWTRTSLAFLAGGIAFEAFQISGLSDTVRTTIAVFIIAVGMIIAAGAAVRWMNVERAMRKQKPLPVPAIIPFLSIAALVASAAVLVLIIVQ
- a CDS encoding DUF202 domain-containing protein produces the protein MRIHEDPGLQPERTVLAWNRTTVSLAVCSAILLRWTNFYGIFALLPVVILSGMAIFILFTQRVRYERQAIGLADNKLPPNIVGVVSLTVTLLAFGAAGIVFVFID